A window of Prolixibacter sp. SD074 contains these coding sequences:
- the lpxK gene encoding tetraacyldisaccharide 4'-kinase, translated as MKKLILILLSWLYGLVVAIRNRLFEMEILHSKEFSIPTISVGNIAVGGTGKTPHTEYLVRLLYQEFKVATLSRGYKRKTKSFHIVQVDSTVSEVGDEPLQIKQKFPEITVAVDEKRVHGVEELLKSEKHHRPEVVLLDDAFQHRYINPGVNILLTEYNRLVTQDHLLPYGRLRERASNRIRANMIIVTKCPGELKPIDERIITKELEIKPFQNLYFTTLEYGAPVPVFPGKVKEAYSHIGSAVLLVTGIANPKPLKDYLRHHTIEIHELTFSDHHNFTNKDMERVEEGFLEIQSPRKIIITTEKDMIRIERLNHVPDIVKESLHYIPLEIKFLNDGKKNFDRKILNYVRENKNNFDLYTRANRF; from the coding sequence GTGAAAAAACTGATACTCATACTGCTCTCCTGGTTGTATGGCCTTGTTGTCGCCATCAGGAACCGACTCTTCGAAATGGAAATCCTCCATTCAAAGGAGTTTTCCATACCCACTATTTCGGTTGGAAATATTGCGGTGGGCGGAACGGGAAAGACACCACACACCGAATACCTGGTCAGGTTGCTTTACCAGGAATTCAAAGTGGCTACCCTTAGCCGGGGATACAAACGAAAAACCAAGAGTTTTCACATTGTGCAAGTCGATTCTACCGTGAGTGAAGTAGGTGACGAACCGCTGCAAATCAAACAGAAGTTTCCTGAGATAACCGTTGCTGTCGACGAAAAGAGGGTACACGGAGTGGAAGAGTTACTCAAATCGGAAAAACATCACCGTCCGGAAGTTGTCCTGCTCGACGACGCTTTTCAGCACCGCTACATCAACCCGGGAGTTAATATTCTTTTGACCGAATACAATCGTTTGGTTACACAGGATCATCTGTTACCTTACGGAAGGCTGCGGGAGCGAGCGTCGAACCGCATACGTGCCAACATGATTATCGTAACCAAATGCCCGGGTGAACTCAAACCCATCGACGAGCGCATCATCACGAAAGAACTGGAAATAAAACCTTTTCAGAATCTTTATTTCACAACCCTGGAATACGGTGCCCCCGTTCCGGTTTTTCCTGGTAAGGTAAAAGAGGCTTATTCTCATATCGGTTCGGCCGTGTTGCTGGTAACCGGAATTGCCAATCCTAAACCGCTAAAAGATTATTTGCGGCATCATACCATCGAAATTCACGAGCTCACATTTAGCGACCACCATAATTTCACCAATAAAGACATGGAACGGGTGGAGGAAGGCTTCCTTGAAATTCAGTCGCCGCGAAAAATCATCATCACCACCGAGAAGGATATGATTCGGATTGAAAGGTTGAACCATGTCCCCGACATTGTCAAAGAGAGTTTACACTATATTCCACTGGAAATTAAATTCCTGAATGACGGCAAAAAGAATTTTGACCGAAAAATACTAAACTATGTTAGAGAAAATAAAAACAACTTCGACCTTTATACAAGAGCAAACCGGTTTTGA